The following nucleotide sequence is from Anaeromyxobacter sp..
AGGAAACGGTAAGGGCGAAGAAGCGGCCGAAGGTGAGGAGTACCCCTCCAGGCGGCGGACACTCCCGAGGTCGATCCGGTAGGCGCGGGCGAAGGCCCGCCGATGGCCCCCCGGCACCGGACCCGCCGGGGCGCGTCGGTGAACCGCGCCACCAGCCGCGACAGGGCGTTCTTGGGGAGGAGGCGCAGCGCCGCGATGAAGGCCCGGTCGGACGTGAGGGGCGCGCATCCTGGAACCAGACGTGGCCGCGGCGAGCCAGCGCCGCTGCTATGGGTAAGGGGCCTCCTGCTGCCGCCTCACCGGCCAGCGTACCGCCGCCCGACCTCGACCGCTGCGGGGCGATCTGCGGCGGCGGAAACACGCTGCACTTCCAGAGCCACCGGCACCGCGCGGCTGGAAGCATCGGCTGAGGCACCGCGGGGCCCGGGTGGAGTGCAGCGCGGGCTCTTGACGGCCCACGCCGACCAGGCCTTCGTGGAGACGCCCCGGGCGGCCCGCTCGCGGGTGGTGGTGGCCCACGTGCGCGGCACCAGCGTGGGCCCGGTGGCGGGTGAACACCCACCCGTTCGTGTTCAGCCGCTGGCTCTTCGCCCAACGGGGCGGTGGCACGCTGGCGGCGTTCGCCAGCGTCCGCGCCGCCGTGGAGGCCGGATCGACCGCCCGCTGCGCTGCTCGCCTTCCTGCGCGCAGCAAGACCGACAGCGAGAACGCTGCTTCTCGGTCTTCCTGTCGCGCTCTCGGCCCGCTGCCGCCTCGACCGCGCCACCTGGGCCGACGTGCGCGCCGCCCTGGCCGCCACCACCTCCGCCTTGGCGCGCCTGGCCGACGCGACCGGCGAGCCGGCCGTCCTCGCTCAACTTCCTGGTCTCGCGACGGCCGGGTGCTGGCCGCCTGCCGGCGCGGCCGCGACCTGAACCTGGCCGGCCGGCGTCGGCCCGGAGCACGCCTTCGTGGTGGCCAGCAGGCCATCGGGCGGGTGGCCTGGGTGGTGCCGGAGGGGAGGCTTCGTGAGGACCGACGACGGCCAGCGGGGTGGTGCGCGGCGCCCTGCTGCCGGCCGCCCGGAGGCGATGAGGTCCGCCTCCCGGCCGGCTGCGACCGCTATACTCAGCCTGCACCACCATCGCGCGGGAACCGGACCTCACGGCCCAGCTCCAACACCTCTATCGCCTTGGGCTCCAGCTTCACCTCGGTGACGCGGACGCGGGCCGCTCGGGGATCCTCTCGGGTGGCAGGGTGGGGTACCGTCGAAACGCTCACCTTGATGGCCTCGTCGCGGCTCCACCGGCACGAGGTCGAGCAGGCGCACCGCGGTGGCGGCGGCGTAGCGAGCGGTTCTTCACGGTGGTCCACGCCCGGTAGCGGATGGCGTCCTCGCGAGGATCAGGCCGGCCGTCTCATGGCGGCGCTCCACCCACCCGCCGCTCCTCGACCCGCCCGTCGGCGCCGAAGGCCAACCAGCTCGCCGCGCGGCGGTAACATCGGGCGGCGCGCGCCCCACCAGCTCGTCGCCCCACCGAGACGCGGGCCAGCCCGGGCAGCAGCGGCACGCGGTGCCGTTCTGCCGGTGGCGGTCAGGTAGGCAACCGGGTCGACCCGCAGCGCCGCGGTGCGGCTCACCTGGGCGGCCAGGGTGTAGCGGGCCAGCGTCACCGTGCGGGCCCGGCCGGCCCCGTCCACCGTCTCGCGGCGCGGGGCGGTGAAGGTGGCCGCCAGCAGCCCCTGGGCCACCTCGGCCACCGGGGCCTCCAGCGCCACCTCCTGGTGCGCCATGGCGTCGCCCTCCGCCAGCAGCTCCACCGCCTGGCCGCGCTTCAGCTCCGCCGGGGCGGCGGCCATCGGCATGGGGCCGCGCACG
It contains:
- a CDS encoding DUF4139 domain-containing protein codes for the protein MSYLVGSASWQPTYDARLLPETGQVELTFLGTVSQQSGEDWADARLTVSTAEPSRGLWVPGLEPLWLQKAPPPRPVRGPMPMAAAPAELKRGQAVELLAEGDAMAHQEVALEAPVAEVAQGLLAATFTAPRRETVDGAGRARTVTLARYTLAAQVSRTAALRVDPVAYLTATGRTAPRAAAARAGPRLGGATSWWGARRPMLPPRGELVGLRRRRAGRGAAGGWSAAMRRPA